ATCTCAAGATAGGAAgacttttcttctcttttttgGCTTCAGGCGGCAGACTCTAAATCGAAAAGATTCGTCGGCCATGTCAGGCAAATTTTCTATATCCCAAGCTCACGACTTGGGCTTGAAAGCCTGAGCCCCACACATCGCTGGCTTCTGAGGGCTCGGCTTCTTTCTGCCAATGACGAGAACCTCATCTTCAGAGTCGTCCTCCGAATCATTTTCGTCATCACAGTAGTACCGCGACTCATCGTCCTCGTGCGACCGCTGGGGCCGCAGGAGTCGAGCCTTGACCGTTTCACCCGTGCGAAGGATGGAAGGGACTGCGACCCCCTGCTCACactccttgtccttgaggGACCCATCACCGGAAAAAGATGATGCACCGGAAATGACCGAGGGGATACTTGGATGAGAAGCACTTTGAGACATTCCACTGGTGTAGTCATcgaccgaggaggaagaaatggtAGCAGCCGAGGGTTGTGACGTGGTTAGTCCACCAGACGGCGGATCAGTGGTGGCAGTTTCGATCGTGCATGCTGTTGTCTCTGGTTGCGGCTCGGGTAGAATATTTAGCGAGTCGGTGGACTTGCTCTTGATTTCCGGTGGCACTTGGTCGTCGACAGGGGCCTGGTAAATGTCACTCCGTCGCTTCCTCAGCAGTACGTCTTTCGCGAATTGAAATGGCTCATGCGATGACTTGGTCGTAAGGTGGTGAGATCTATTGCGCCGATGTCCTGATTCCGCTGCACTCAAGCTCCCTGCATGGAAATAGTGGGAGTCCTCGTCCTGCAAGAAGTTTGAGCCTTGTACGTGACCAACTGCGGAAGCGACGCTCAATGCCAGGCTGGGCTCTGAGTGACGATCACCATCCAGGGAGACGGAGTCTGCGGTATCTCCGGAAATGGACCTATCCGAGCGCCACTCTCTGGTTTGTAGGCCACGTGCTAGCCGACGGCCTGCCCCGCCTAAGAGACCACCGACATGAGTAGTGCCGTGGTTCTCAATCTTCGAAGGCGCACTGACCCGCTGGCTTGCACACGGTGTGACTGTCCAGTCTGGCCGGATAGTCTTTGCAGATCCGGCAGTAGACAAGGTTGACGTCGCGCGATGAGGGGGATCTGGGCGAGGCGTACGATCAAGCGTGGCATCAGTTCTTAAGTCGTCAAAGTATGAGGTCTGATTATCCCGACCGACGGGGCTCGCCGTCACGCTGTGCGACAGCGGATGTTCAGCGTCCCTTGTCGCCAGCCTGGCAGGACGGTACAAATCCTCCTCCCTGAGACTGCCTCGACGACCGTCCAGGATATATTTCCCCAAACTAGCATTGCTTGAAGCAGACGAATCGATCGATGGTGTGGTACTAGACGTTCGTTTGCGACTTTCCTTATCCTTGTCTTTCGACCTTCCAGTGAGGTAGTTTGACAGTTTGGCAACATTGGACCGTACCCTTTGAATGAACGGCACCTTGCTGACGGCCGTAGTGACTTCCTCGTTGGAGActtcgatcttcttgcccttgctCTGATAGCCTGGATCCGTTTCCTCAATCCATGCCCGGGGATTCGGCAGGCCATGGAGAACCCAAGGGTGGTGCTTAATCTCCTTGACCGTAATGCGCTTGACGGGATCCTTGGTCAACAATCGCTTCAGTAGGTCGTAAAGTTCATCGTCGATCTCCTCATACACAAGCTCTTCCTCCATGCGCTTGTTGTTGTTCGAGTATCGGGGCCATTGGCTGATGGACTCAGGGTCTACCTCGACAGGCTGCAAACGCTTGCGTGGAATGAAAACATCCTTCTTGACAATAGTCTGAAACATGCTGTATTCATCATCGGACACGAAAGGCAGACGCCCGAAGATCATTCCATAAAGGGTCACGCCAAGAGACCAAACATCGATCGCGCCGGTAATCTTGGGCACCGAGCCAATTGTCTCTTCAAAGTCATCGCCAGTGTAGCACAGTTCTGGTGCGTAGAAGGCCGGTGTGCCAACAGTTTTGGATAACTCTCGAGCATCATCGAGTTCAGTCGCGTCGGTTTCAGCGacttgctcctcctcttcgtctcgCATCGGCCGTCCAAGATAGGAGACTCCAAAGTCGGAAATCTTCACGCGATGATTGCTTGTGACTAAAAGATTCGCCGGTTTGATATCGCGATGGATGATACCTTGATAGTGAAGATACTCAAGACCGAGTAGAGAATCACGGAATGCGTTTCGCGCTTCGTTGACGGTAAGGCATGGAACATACGacatgtcatcatcgtccgAGAACCACTCCGGCTCGGAGGGTGCGTAGCCCATGCTGCTCGAGGCGGTACTGAATCGCCTATCAAGGGAGTAATCGGCATAGGGTCCGTACATTGTACCTTCAATTGCGGCCAGCGCAGAGTCATGTGCGGATGCCAAAGAGTGACTCGGGGATTCTTGGGTCTCGTCGTGACTGGCAATGGAGCGACTGATGGTGCGGGTCATTGCTGGatcagcctcttcttcctcgtccgacTCGGCTCCATGCTCTAAACTCCAGGCAGGAATAGGTGCCTGTTGGGCGTGAACCGCTTTCATTTGGCGCCGTTCACGTGCCTTCTCTCGCTGGCGACGAAGACGCTGCGCCGTCTTGACATATTGCCGACACTCTTCCCAGAACGACGGGGTTTCGGGAATACCGGCCTTTTCACGTTCCAGCCGGCGCTTGTCGACTTGTACAATCTCGCGTAATCCTTTCTTCCGCCAGATGATCTCGCCGTTCTCAACGAACTCTAGGACTATATATACCTTCTGGCGGTTCGGGTCGTCGATAACTTCCAGTAAGCTGACAACATTCGGGTGCCGAGCTTTCTTCAGAATGGCAACTTCTTTCTTGACTTTGTCTTCGGGGTTACCCAATTTGCCCAGACGGCGTCGTTTCGAATAGCGCTGAACGATTTTGATTGCCACTTTCTGACGCGTTGTCACATGGCGGCCCAGTTTC
The DNA window shown above is from Aspergillus fumigatus Af293 chromosome 1, whole genome shotgun sequence and carries:
- a CDS encoding putative serine/threonine protein kinase; the protein is MKMTDRPSSAGLEEPVNLVAQNGQAVDSVPSRRSSSRSTEAPEASLPAPTESADVKQAVAKPPSAKLSLPNGEVADAQTSLRHTFPHLYHSSSASRSPSTRTSSSSLQALNEDTVVDARSDHGLWTKASLGRRMSHRSATDAQPADYPVYPDQSYAVLQSQIHPTYHPPFLRSRSSYPARTESLGRLVTPRTARTAGNTPVSSPGLFSVNSPNSTPPANSDNEGRISSPYLHPTHLQPPKETHTAEVDRDLVTGNKLINQYEILEELGRGEHGKVKLGRHVTTRQKVAIKIVQRYSKRRRLGKLGNPEDKVKKEVAILKKARHPNVVSLLEVIDDPNRQKVYIVLEFVENGEIIWRKKGLREIVQVDKRRLEREKAGIPETPSFWEECRQYVKTAQRLRRQREKARERRQMKAVHAQQAPIPAWSLEHGAESDEEEEADPAMTRTISRSIASHDETQESPSHSLASAHDSALAAIEGTMYGPYADYSLDRRFSTASSSMGYAPSEPEWFSDDDDMSYVPCLTVNEARNAFRDSLLGLEYLHYQGIIHRDIKPANLLVTSNHRVKISDFGVSYLGRPMRDEEEEQVAETDATELDDARELSKTVGTPAFYAPELCYTGDDFEETIGSVPKITGAIDVWSLGVTLYGMIFGRLPFVSDDEYSMFQTIVKKDVFIPRKRLQPVEVDPESISQWPRYSNNNKRMEEELVYEEIDDELYDLLKRLLTKDPVKRITVKEIKHHPWVLHGLPNPRAWIEETDPGYQSKGKKIEVSNEEVTTAVSKVPFIQRVRSNVAKLSNYLTGRSKDKDKESRKRTSSTTPSIDSSASSNASLGKYILDGRRGSLREEDLYRPARLATRDAEHPLSHSVTASPVGRDNQTSYFDDLRTDATLDRTPRPDPPHRATSTLSTAGSAKTIRPDWTVTPCASQRVSAPSKIENHGTTHVGGLLGGAGRRLARGLQTREWRSDRSISGDTADSVSLDGDRHSEPSLALSVASAVGHVQGSNFLQDEDSHYFHAGSLSAAESGHRRNRSHHLTTKSSHEPFQFAKDVLLRKRRSDIYQAPVDDQVPPEIKSKSTDSLNILPEPQPETTACTIETATTDPPSGGLTTSQPSAATISSSSVDDYTSGMSQSASHPSIPSVISGASSFSGDGSLKDKECEQGVAVPSILRTGETVKARLLRPQRSHEDDESRYYCDDENDSEDDSEDEVLVIGRKKPSPQKPAMCGAQAFKPKS